The genomic window AAGGCTGATGGGGAGATCAGGATCTACACTAATACGGGCACATTGGTGAAGGCCTTCCCCGTCCAGGCCGGCCAGGACCTGGTCAACTGGTCGCCGGAAGGACTCGCTTCAGGGAATTACCTGGTTGCTCTTTACAGGGAAAATAGTCCCGGGCCGGAGATCAGAAAGGTCTTTTATTTGCCTTAAAGCTTAGCGTGCGATTGTATCGCATGCCTGTAAATTCATTAAGAAATAATCAACACTGCATGAAGGAAATATCATCCATCAAAGATTCCCCTCTCTCTTCCGGACGTCTGTTATCACTGGATGCGCTCAGGGGTTTCGACATGTTCTGGATCATTGGGGCCGAGGGAATTGTCCATGCGTTGAAAGAGGCAACGGGCTGGGGTTGGGCCATATGGATGTCAGGCCAGCTTGATCATGTCGAGTGGAACGGGTTCAGGTTTTATGACCTGATATTCCCACTGTTCCTTTTCCTCAGTGGCGCGACGATGCCATTTTCCCTGACCCGCCAACTGGAGAAAGGCATCCCAAAAAAGAAGATCTATCTGCATGTGGTGCGGCGGGGATTATTGTTGGTTTTACTGGGTTGCATTTATAACGGTTTGCTGCAGTTTGATTTTGAGCATCAGCGCTATGCCAGTGTGCTGGCACAGATCGGCATTGCTTACATGCTGGCAGCTTTTATTTTTCTGAATACCGGATGGAAAGGACAGGCTGCCTGGGCGGCTGGGATCGTACTGGCTTACTGGGCAGCCATGAAACTCATTCCCGTTCCCGGCTTTGGTGCCGGCGTGCTTACCAGGGAAGGAAGCCTGGTTACCTATGTGGATCAGATGCTTCTGCCGGGCAGGTTTCATGAAGAGATCTTCGATCCGGAAGGCATCCTGGTAAAGATCCCCGCTATTGCAACAGCCCTGCTTGGCGCCCTGGCCGGCTGGTGGCTGAAACAAAAGAAGACGACAGAGTACTATAAGGTTAATTATATGGTCCTGGGTTCAGTATTATTCTTCCTGCTGGCCTATCTGATCGGGCAATCTTTCCCCATCAACAAAAAACTCTGGTCTTCCTCCTTCATATTCCAGACCGCAGCTTGCAGCACCCTTCTTCTCGCATTGTTTTACCTGGTTATCGATGTGTGGAGGATTCGTGGCTGGGCCTTTTTCTTTGCGGTGATCGGGATGAACTCAATAACGATCTATATGGCCACCGGGATAATAGATTTCTGGCACACCGCTGATTATTTTTTTGGTGGTGTCGCCCGGCTATATGGGGAAAACTGGAGCCAGGTAATCCTGGCCATCAGTGTGGTGCTCATCGAATGGGGTTTTCTATATTTCCTGTACCGGAGGAAGATTTTCCTCAGGGTCTGATTCCTGGCCATGTGTCACGGACGAGCGCTTACTCTGGGGCAGATTTATTTATGTTTTAAATATTTAATCCTCACGTTTTTGAAGTTATTGTTTTGATTGCCAGACTTCACTTCAAGTGTAATAATCTTTTCTTTCAGATCAATAATTCGGCGAAATTCAAAATTGTATAATCCTGTTTGCCATTCATTTAACTGTTTTTCGGAAAAACAAATAAAAGATCGGTCAACCCAATAGTAATTGTGATGGCTGCTTGTATCATTTATGCTTAATATTATTTTGGAATTATTCTCATTATCATATTCATTATCAATCAACACCTGTATAATACTTACATATTCAAAATCAGGTATATCACGGCTATTACCATTATAAATCACATTATGTGCATTCTTAGAAGTATTTATATCGCCAATTAAAAATTCTTTTACAGTATGATAATTATTGTAATTGTAATTCTTTTTCCAGACCAAACCTTTGTACCTGTCTTCTGTTTTCAAAAACACTTTCCAGTACTTT from Bacteroidales bacterium includes these protein-coding regions:
- a CDS encoding DUF5009 domain-containing protein; its protein translation is MKEISSIKDSPLSSGRLLSLDALRGFDMFWIIGAEGIVHALKEATGWGWAIWMSGQLDHVEWNGFRFYDLIFPLFLFLSGATMPFSLTRQLEKGIPKKKIYLHVVRRGLLLVLLGCIYNGLLQFDFEHQRYASVLAQIGIAYMLAAFIFLNTGWKGQAAWAAGIVLAYWAAMKLIPVPGFGAGVLTREGSLVTYVDQMLLPGRFHEEIFDPEGILVKIPAIATALLGALAGWWLKQKKTTEYYKVNYMVLGSVLFFLLAYLIGQSFPINKKLWSSSFIFQTAACSTLLLALFYLVIDVWRIRGWAFFFAVIGMNSITIYMATGIIDFWHTADYFFGGVARLYGENWSQVILAISVVLIEWGFLYFLYRRKIFLRV